The Myxococcales bacterium genomic interval CCTTGTAGTTCGAGCACAGGACGTACATCGCGATGTTCACCGCGAGGCGCACGGCGTGCTCGCGCTGACCGTCGCCGTTGGGCACCACGGGGTGCTCCCACGCTCCCGTCACGCCGCGCGCGAGCGCGCCGCCGAGGTCGTGCGACAGGAAGATCACTTGAGCTTGCCCGCCGCGCACGATCGCCTCGACGTTCTTCGGGCCGAGGACGCGGCCTTCGGCGCGCCGGAGCAGGTAGTACGAGCGGAAGAGCACGTGCTCCGGGCCGAGTGAAATCCGCGCGGAGTCCGGGAGGACGCGCGAGAGCTCGCGGCGGGCCGTGCGCCCGAAGGGACCGGGCTCTCCGGCGTCGTTGACGCCCGCGTCGTCCACGAGGAGCACGCCGCCCAGCGCGAAGTAGCGTCGGAGGCCCGACAGCTCGGCCGCCGTCAGGGGGTCGGCCGCGACGTCGCCGCTCCACACGGCGAACGGCGCGTTGGGCAGCTCACTGCCGTCCGCGCGGACGCTCGTTGGCTGCAAGCGCGCAGGCGCGCTCGTGCGCCGGATGAGCTCCCACGACCACCGCGCCGCGGCGGTCGGGCGAGGGGCCCGGGTGACGCCTCCGGCGACGAGGGTGCGAGGGTCGAACGCCCCACGATCGCCGAAGCCCTGCGCCGGTCGAGGGAGCGCGCACACGAGCGCGCCCGCGCTCGCGACGCACAGCGCGACGAGCCTCGTGGTGCGTCGCGCGCGGCCGTCAGTCGAAGTCATCGACGCGCCAAATACCCGCCTCTCGCCGGAGGCGCACGTGGTGGCCGCCCGGGACGAGCACCGTCGCGACGTCGCCCTTTGCGCGCACGTCGAGGGCCTCCGGGCGCTCGAGCCCGACGACCAGCGAGCGCAGGTCGTTCTCCACCGCCGCGCGCGTGCTCGGCGAGAGCACCCGCATCAGCCCGGCGTAGCTGCGGCGCGCGAGCACGTGGCGGAGCCCGACCAGCGCCTGCTCTGGCGTGCGTGCGCCGCCGGGGAGCGCGCTCGACGCCGTGACCTGGAAGCGGCCTTGACGCAGGTCGAGCGTGGCCTCCTCCCCGTCGTCGAACCGGAGCCGCGCCACGGCCTCCACCCGCGTGTCGGTGGCCGCGAGCAGCTTCCCCCGCTCAGCGAGCTCGCCCCGCTGCTCGGCGACGGTGCGCTTGATGTCCTCGCGGCTCCGCTCGCGTTGACCGCCCTCCGTGAGCATGGCGTAGAGCGCGTCGCCGTCGCCACGCTCGGCCGCGCGACGGTACTCGTCCACCGCGCCCTTCGGGTCGGGCACGGCGTCGGCGCACCCCGCGACGATCGAGCACGCGACTGCAAGCGTGGCGAGCGAGGCGAGCGAGGCGAGCGAGGTCAACGGGCACGGCCGCGAGCGCATCATGGGCAGGCCGAGGCTAGCAAAACCCGTGGAGCGAGGAGCCCTTTTGTCTCTTGCCCCTCCGTGGGTCACTTGGCGCGCGGCGGCTCGCCGCGCTCGGGGAGCTCGGAGCGCGCGGGAGACAGCACCACGTCGAGGCCAAACTCCTCTCGGAGCAGATCGCCCTTCTGGCGCACGGTCCACTCCTCCAGCGAACGGTCCGCCTCGCCGCGCAGGTGGAGCACCAGGCGCCGCCGCGGCTCGTCGACCTCGCCGCGCACGCCCTCGACCCGGCCGAGGTGCTCGCGGTCGAGCGCGTCCGCGACCCGCAGGATGGCCGCGAGGCCTCGGACCTTGGCGCGGGCGTCCTTGTCGAGGTCGCGGAAATTCGGATGAGCCGGATCGGGCAGGCTCTTGCGATGGTAGCGCGCCACGTTCGCCACGATCGCGCGCTCGATGGGGGAAAGTCCCATGATGTCGGATTGTTGGATCAGGTAGTAGCTGTGCTTGTGGTGCCCGTCGTAGCGGACGTAGTCGCCGATGTCGTGGAGGATCGCCGCGGCTCGCAGGAGCACCCGGTCTCGCGCGCGGAGGCCGTGGAGGTCCCACAGGTCGTCGAACAGCTGCGAGGCGAGGCGGTCGACGGCGTGCGCGTGGCCCTCGTCGAAGTGGTAGCGCTGCCCGAGCCGCGTGCAGCCGGCGAGCAGGCGCGAGGCCTCCGCCTCCTCGTCCCACGCGTCGAAATGGCGGTCGACGAGCTCGATGAGGATCCCTTCCTTCAGCCCGACGCCGGGCGCCACGATCGCGCCTTGGTAGAACAGCTCGGCGACACGCAGGAAGATGCTGACGGCGGGCACGATGGTGTCGGCGCGGTCCGGCCGCAGCGCGTAGAGCCGCTGGCGCTCGGCCGCCGGCATGCCGAAGAGCTTGCCCCGGAGCTGCCGCGCGAGCGTCACGTCGATCGCCTTGGGGAAGCCCAGGTGCCCGCCCTTCACGGGGCAGAGCTCGGCGAGCGTCTCGACGTTTCCGCCAGTGCCGATCACGAGATCGAACGAGGTCTTCTTGAGCTGGGGGAGGGCCTCCGCCAGCGCGCGGTCGATGCCCTCTTCGAGGAGGCGGCTGCGCACGTCGTCGACGATGACCGCGCCCTTCAAGTAGGTCTCGAGCATCCGCACGGTGCCGAGCGGGAGCGACATGGAGAAGGTCGACTGACCATCGTCGAGCACGGTGAGCTCGGTCGAACCCCCGCCCACGTCGACG includes:
- a CDS encoding Ppx/GppA family phosphatase; the protein is MARFAAVDLGSNALRLRVVEAQSASAPTKGATLPRAGGGGGELAPAFRELTSLRVPVRLGAEVFVTGRLTAQSISQTCAALRDFRQAMSQAGVDAYRATATSAVREAENGATLVERARREAGVELEIIEGIEEARLIQLAVVRRLALEARRALLVDVGGGSTELTVLDDGQSTFSMSLPLGTVRMLETYLKGAVIVDDVRSRLLEEGIDRALAEALPQLKKTSFDLVIGTGGNVETLAELCPVKGGHLGFPKAIDVTLARQLRGKLFGMPAAERQRLYALRPDRADTIVPAVSIFLRVAELFYQGAIVAPGVGLKEGILIELVDRHFDAWDEEAEASRLLAGCTRLGQRYHFDEGHAHAVDRLASQLFDDLWDLHGLRARDRVLLRAAAILHDIGDYVRYDGHHKHSYYLIQQSDIMGLSPIERAIVANVARYHRKSLPDPAHPNFRDLDKDARAKVRGLAAILRVADALDREHLGRVEGVRGEVDEPRRRLVLHLRGEADRSLEEWTVRQKGDLLREEFGLDVVLSPARSELPERGEPPRAK
- a CDS encoding DUF4159 domain-containing protein: MTSTDGRARRTTRLVALCVASAGALVCALPRPAQGFGDRGAFDPRTLVAGGVTRAPRPTAAARWSWELIRRTSAPARLQPTSVRADGSELPNAPFAVWSGDVAADPLTAAELSGLRRYFALGGVLLVDDAGVNDAGEPGPFGRTARRELSRVLPDSARISLGPEHVLFRSYYLLRRAEGRVLGPKNVEAIVRGGQAQVIFLSHDLGGALARGVTGAWEHPVVPNGDGQREHAVRLAVNIAMYVLCSNYKDDQVHAPFLMRRRALVGGPP